In the genome of Bradysia coprophila strain Holo2 unplaced genomic scaffold, BU_Bcop_v1 contig_232, whole genome shotgun sequence, one region contains:
- the LOC119076900 gene encoding odorant receptor 94b-like, whose product MHFTQIHDVISLMKSTFHFFGVWHSGDKATVKEMRIKLFYCIYHSLFPLSVFIGAINSGKPDNSIFLADISIGAAVLTVKLWILVWKQNEILNLLDGVCVFSIRSDDDHNRFNDKLKGFMKFVFVCAIIACVAGSLGSVILSLIGSKKTLFLEIGYPLDYENSGRAFWTATIFLVTEVLLSLVVVIFTMIIWYFLFICSLRYEVLGSELKDMGRTSKKGDANMTKRQAHIRFFGDLQRSIDAHLHLRELPNDVESFFADIFLIQFGVSGLCICGSIYCLAFDISDNLLERLIYIFVFFYYIAELFMITYFGNEIMLSSNRLSHNLFESEWYDQPQSTKKCILIFGEYLKQPQELVIGKSYPLTLETFTRILNSAYSMFNILKSFQ is encoded by the exons ATGCATTTCACTCAAATTCATGACGTCATCTCCCTAATGAAGTCTACGTTCCATTTTTTCGGCGTCTGGCATAGCGGAGACAAGGCTACAGTCAAGGAGATGCGAATTAAGTTATTTTACTGCATTTATCACTCCCTTTTCCCGCTATCAGTTTTTATTGGAGCAATAAACAGTGGAAAACCGGACAATTCCATTTTCTTAGCTGATATATCAATTGGAGCTGCCGTTTTGACAGTGAAATTGTGGATCTTAGTTTGGAAGCAGAACGAAATTCTCAATTTGTTGGATGGAGTTTGCGTATTTTCTATTCGAAGTGATGATGACCACAACCGCTTCAACGATAAACTTAAAGGattcatgaaatttgtgtttgtGTGCGCAATTATTGCATGTGTTGCTGGTTCTTTAGGGTCTGTAATTTTATCGTTAATTGGAAgtaagaaaacattatttctggAGATTGGATATCCTCTGGATTATGAAAACAGCGGACGTGCATTTTGGACTGCAACGATTTTTCTCGTCACAGAAGTTTTGTTGTCCCTTGTCGTTGTCATTTTCACCATGATAATTTGGTATTTCCTTTTCATTTGTTCTCTGCGATATGAGGTGCTAGGAAGTGAATTGAAGGATATGGGACGCACTAGCAAAAAAGGAGATGCGAATATGACGAAAAGGCAAGCGCATATCAGATTTTTTGGTGACCTTCAGCGGTCAATCGACGCTCATCTCCACTTAAGGGA aTTGCCAAACGATGTCGAGTCCTTTTTTGCAGACATATTTCTTATTCAGTTTGGCGTTAGCGGCCTGTGTATTTGTGGATCAATATATTGCCTAGCATTT GATATCAGTGACAATCTGCTTGAACGTctcatttacattttcgtgtttttttactaCATTGCCGAGCTATTTATGATCACGTACTTTGGAAATGAGATTATGCTGTCAAGCAATCGTCTCTCGCACAACTTATTTGAATCCGAATGGTATGATCAGCCGCAGTCAACCAAAAAGTGCATCTTGATTTTCGGTGAATATTTGAAGCAACCACAAGAGCTGGTGATTGGTAAATCGTACCCACTAACTTTGGAGACATTTACAAGG ATTTTAAATTCAGCCTACAGCATgttcaatattttgaaaagttttcagtGA